A single window of Acetohalobium arabaticum DSM 5501 DNA harbors:
- the zapA gene encoding cell division protein ZapA, with the protein MSIEEKDNQPSSEKEEVGKAKVTIFGDEYVIRAKESAEYIKQVAKCVNQELEEVTEKGARLSRIKMMVLAAMNLADKYYKSLDHEQEIEDKLRDREEELENLTKQYKELTKEYNNLQKEYDILKTKYEKLQQRYDDLDDKHQKLRKERNNFEKKYDDLQQKYEELDNEYQEFLMEFDKED; encoded by the coding sequence TTGAGTATAGAAGAGAAAGATAATCAACCTTCTTCGGAAAAGGAAGAGGTAGGAAAAGCTAAGGTTACTATTTTTGGTGATGAATATGTAATTAGAGCAAAAGAATCGGCTGAATATATTAAACAAGTAGCTAAGTGTGTCAATCAAGAGCTAGAAGAAGTAACAGAAAAAGGGGCTAGATTAAGTAGAATAAAGATGATGGTCTTAGCAGCTATGAATTTAGCTGATAAGTATTATAAATCTTTGGACCATGAGCAGGAAATAGAGGATAAGCTTCGGGATAGAGAAGAAGAGTTGGAAAACTTAACAAAACAGTATAAAGAGTTGACTAAAGAATATAATAATTTACAAAAAGAATATGATATCTTGAAGACAAAGTATGAAAAATTACAGCAGAGATATGATGATTTAGATGATAAACACCAAAAATTAAGAAAAGAACGTAATAATTTTGAAAAAAAATATGATGATTTGCAGCAAAAGTATGAAGAATTAGATAATGAATATCAGGAGTTTTTAATGGAATTTGATAAGGAGGATTAG
- a CDS encoding CvpA family protein, which translates to MQSINLLDFGIIIIIISSILRGYQKGMIRQVISIVALAVAFYVAMNNYQVVAVYFNNNFPITMSIAQVISFGLIVIVISAVINILGYLLNKLTGLLLLSMIDGMGGAILGLIKGGLIVYILLILISRVPFPAAEDSLQASILADKFLSLTPIFEDKLQEFIN; encoded by the coding sequence ATGCAGAGTATTAATCTTTTAGATTTTGGAATCATAATAATAATAATTTCTTCTATTCTCCGCGGCTATCAGAAAGGAATGATTAGACAGGTTATTTCTATTGTAGCTTTAGCTGTTGCTTTTTATGTTGCTATGAATAATTATCAAGTGGTAGCCGTTTATTTCAATAATAATTTTCCGATTACTATGTCAATTGCACAAGTTATTAGTTTTGGTTTGATTGTTATTGTGATTAGTGCTGTAATAAATATTTTAGGATATTTATTGAATAAATTAACCGGTCTTTTATTATTATCGATGATTGATGGTATGGGAGGAGCTATTTTAGGACTGATTAAGGGTGGTTTAATAGTTTATATTTTATTAATTTTAATCAGTCGAGTACCATTTCCTGCAGCGGAAGATTCCCTACAGGCTTCTATTCTGGCAGATAAATTTTTATCATTAACTCCAATTTTTGAAGATAAGTTACAGGAATTTATAAATTAA